The Chiroxiphia lanceolata isolate bChiLan1 chromosome 4, bChiLan1.pri, whole genome shotgun sequence genome contains a region encoding:
- the LOC116785805 gene encoding uncharacterized protein LOC116785805 isoform X1, protein MPKEEETNPKSQPTEGLPKLQRRWTSGSHRKSSTAQLVLPRHRRRQRQDLLLPRASRCQQQGHRPRALPHTAPAAPPAPHLPHWQPMSSAGSGQGQRRQRWRPRRGPWPRRERGSSAVPGSCRTGKTTLDKSFLRGSSVDTQSCPKARTAATKCRHTRAGNASPSTRSGSTPSTRSSCRKPTRFPRSGQRQQLLLTRAGRCQQQGHRARSLPGTAPTALPVPRPPCCRPRPPASSRVPTHCSPPTPGRLCRLSAACSGAPVWQHSQRISAHCQSRIQVSSFVVYKYFYFCKDLWKVVTVLRHGAETQNNQWLSPGR, encoded by the exons ATGCCCAAGGAGGAGGAGacaaaccccaaatcccagcccaCTGAGGGGCTGCCAAAACTGCAGAGGAG GTGGACCTCAGGCAGCCAcaggaagagcagcactgcccagctcGTCCTCCCGAGGCACAGGAGGCGGCAAAGGCAGGACCTGCTCCTGCCTCGGGCGAgcaggtgccagcagcaggggcaCAGACCCAGGGccctgccccacacagcccctgctgcccccccagcccctcacctgccccACTGGCAGCCCATGTCCTCGGCGGGCAGCGGGCAGGGGCAGCGCCGGCAGCGCTGGAGACCAAGGAGAGGGCCTTGGccaaggagggagagaggaagctCTGCAGTCCCCGGCAGCTGCAGGACGGGGAAGACCACACTGGACAAGAGCTTTCTGAGGGGGAGCTCAGTGGACACCCAGAGCTGTCCCAAGGCGAGGACAGCAGCGACCAAATGTCGTCACACGAGAGCTGGGAACGCATCACCATCCACACGATCTGGGTCAACCCCCAGTACACGGAGCTCTTGCAGAAAACCCACACGGTTTCCCAGGAGcgggcagaggcagcagctccttctgaCTCGGGCGGgcaggtgccagcagcagggtcACAGAGCCAGGTCTCTGCCCGGCACAGCTCCTACTGCCCTTCCAGTTCCTCGTCCGCCCTGCTGTCGGCCCAGACCCCCAGCGAGCAGCAGGGTTCCCACACACTGCAGCCCTCCCACTCCAGGCAGGCTCTGCAGACTCTCTGCAGCCTGTTCTGGTGCTCCTgtatggcagcacagccagaggaTTAGTGCCCACTGCCAGTCTCGAATTCAAGTCAGTTCATTTgttgtttataaatatttttatttttgcaaagacCTCTGGAAAGTTGTCACTGTCCTTCGTCATGGTGCAGAGACTCAAAACAACCAGTGGCTTTCCCCTGGGAGGTGA
- the RPIA gene encoding ribose-5-phosphate isomerase isoform X1, whose translation MPIHRCNKLLRGLSGIVGAVVPRLAALQVPSSRRREKEEAVAEEEEERSRHGPGLQPVRKSPPGAGRGGMRLPGRLALLRSTPLAARPPGRLRAGRAAARRGFTRGRLGGTMAEEAKRRAACAAVDKHVQNNQVLGIGSGSTIVHAVHRLAERVKEENLTIVCIPTSFQARQLILQNGLTLSDLDRHPELDVAIDGADEVDSDLNLIKGGGGCLTQEKIVAGYAKCFIVIADYRKKSENLGEQWKKGIPIEVIPMAYVPVTRALTRKFGGVVELRMAVSKAGPVVTDNGNFILDWKFDKVHQWSEVNTAIKMIPGVVETGLFIDMAEVVYFGMEDGSVSVREKQPR comes from the exons ATGCCCATACATCGATGCAACAAGTTGCTCCGGGGACTCTCGGGCATTGTGGGAGCTGTAGTTCCGCGGCTCGCAGCACTACAAGTCCCATCCTCCcggaggagggagaaggaggaggcggtggcggaggaggaggaggagaggagccgGCACGGCCCAGGCCTGCAGCCCGTGAGGAAGAGCCCCCCGGGGGCGGGCCGCGGCGGCATGCGGCTCCCCGGCCGGCTCGCCCTGCTCCGCAGCACGCCCCTGGCTGCCCGGCCGCCGGGGAGGCTccgagcggggcgggcggcggcgcggcgcggcTTCACCCGCGGGCGGCTCGGCGGAACCATGGCAGAGGAGGCCAAGAGACGGGCCGCCTGCGCCGCCGTGGACAAGCACGTCCAG AACAATCAAGTTCTCGGGATCGGAAGCGGTTCTACGATTGTACACGCGGTGCATCGATTAG ctgAGCGGGTTAAAGAGGAAAACCTGACAATTGTCTGCATCCCTACGTCTTTTCAG GCCCGTCAGCTGATCCTGCAGAATGGCTTAACACTAAGTGACTTGGACCGACATCCAGAG CTCGACGTTGCCATCGATGGAGCGGATGAAGTGGACTCTGACCTCAACCTTATCAAAGGTGGCGG TGGCTGCTTGACACAGGAGAAGATAGTTGCAGGATATGCAAAGTGCTTCATTGTAATTGCTGATTACAG GAAAAAATCAGAGAACCTTGGGGAGCAGTGGAAGAAAGGAATTCCGATTGAGGTCATCCCCATGGCTTACGTCCCTGTCACCAGAGCCCTGACCAGAAAATTTGGAGGTGTGGTGGAGCTGCGGATGGCTGTCAGCAAAGCA GGCCCTGTGGTGACAGACAACGGGAACTTCATCCTGGACTGGAAGTTTGACAAGGTTCATCAATGGAGTGAAGTGAACACTGCTATAAAAATGATACCAG GTGTGGTGGAGACAGGGCTGTTCATCGACATGGCTGAGGTGGTGTATTTTGGGATGGAGGACGGCTCGGTCAGCGTGAGGGAGAAGCAGCCTCGCTga
- the RPIA gene encoding ribose-5-phosphate isomerase isoform X2, translating into MLWLLPASPIHGSSAVLCLSALVLFAGVLNNQVLGIGSGSTIVHAVHRLGQQASKPFRQLLELSVYTESSKNLSNGVREGRGTNFPAERVKEENLTIVCIPTSFQARQLILQNGLTLSDLDRHPELDVAIDGADEVDSDLNLIKGGGGCLTQEKIVAGYAKCFIVIADYRKKSENLGEQWKKGIPIEVIPMAYVPVTRALTRKFGGVVELRMAVSKAGPVVTDNGNFILDWKFDKVHQWSEVNTAIKMIPGVVETGLFIDMAEVVYFGMEDGSVSVREKQPR; encoded by the exons ATGCTGTGGTTGCTGCCAGCTTCACCCATACACGGgtcctcagctgtgctgtgtctcagtgccttggttttgtttgctgggGTTTTG AACAATCAAGTTCTCGGGATCGGAAGCGGTTCTACGATTGTACACGCGGTGCATCGATTAG GGCAACAAGCCAGCAAACCTTTCAgacagctgctggagctctctGTTTACACGGAGAGCAGCAAAAACCTGTCTAATGGAGTGAGAGAGGGGCGTGGGACTAATTTCCCAG ctgAGCGGGTTAAAGAGGAAAACCTGACAATTGTCTGCATCCCTACGTCTTTTCAG GCCCGTCAGCTGATCCTGCAGAATGGCTTAACACTAAGTGACTTGGACCGACATCCAGAG CTCGACGTTGCCATCGATGGAGCGGATGAAGTGGACTCTGACCTCAACCTTATCAAAGGTGGCGG TGGCTGCTTGACACAGGAGAAGATAGTTGCAGGATATGCAAAGTGCTTCATTGTAATTGCTGATTACAG GAAAAAATCAGAGAACCTTGGGGAGCAGTGGAAGAAAGGAATTCCGATTGAGGTCATCCCCATGGCTTACGTCCCTGTCACCAGAGCCCTGACCAGAAAATTTGGAGGTGTGGTGGAGCTGCGGATGGCTGTCAGCAAAGCA GGCCCTGTGGTGACAGACAACGGGAACTTCATCCTGGACTGGAAGTTTGACAAGGTTCATCAATGGAGTGAAGTGAACACTGCTATAAAAATGATACCAG GTGTGGTGGAGACAGGGCTGTTCATCGACATGGCTGAGGTGGTGTATTTTGGGATGGAGGACGGCTCGGTCAGCGTGAGGGAGAAGCAGCCTCGCTga
- the LOC116785805 gene encoding protein VASP homolog isoform X2, with the protein MPKEEETNPKSQPTEGLPKLQRRQSVDLRQPQEEQHCPARPPEAQEAAKAGPAPASGEQVPAAGAQTQGPAPHSPCCPPSPSPAPLAAHVLGGQRAGAAPAALETKERALAKEGERKLCSPRQLQDGEDHTGQELSEGELSGHPELSQGEDSSDQMSSHESWERITIHTIWVNPQYTELLQKTHTVSQERAEAAAPSDSGGQVPAAGSQSQVSARHSSYCPSSSSSALLSAQTPSEQQGSHTLQPSHSRQALQTLCSLFWCSCMAAQPED; encoded by the exons ATGCCCAAGGAGGAGGAGacaaaccccaaatcccagcccaCTGAGGGGCTGCCAAAACTGCAGAGGAGGCAAAGT GTGGACCTCAGGCAGCCAcaggaagagcagcactgcccagctcGTCCTCCCGAGGCACAGGAGGCGGCAAAGGCAGGACCTGCTCCTGCCTCGGGCGAgcaggtgccagcagcaggggcaCAGACCCAGGGccctgccccacacagcccctgctgcccccccagcccctcacctgccccACTGGCAGCCCATGTCCTCGGCGGGCAGCGGGCAGGGGCAGCGCCGGCAGCGCTGGAGACCAAGGAGAGGGCCTTGGccaaggagggagagaggaagctCTGCAGTCCCCGGCAGCTGCAGGACGGGGAAGACCACACTGGACAAGAGCTTTCTGAGGGGGAGCTCAGTGGACACCCAGAGCTGTCCCAAGGCGAGGACAGCAGCGACCAAATGTCGTCACACGAGAGCTGGGAACGCATCACCATCCACACGATCTGGGTCAACCCCCAGTACACGGAGCTCTTGCAGAAAACCCACACGGTTTCCCAGGAGcgggcagaggcagcagctccttctgaCTCGGGCGGgcaggtgccagcagcagggtcACAGAGCCAGGTCTCTGCCCGGCACAGCTCCTACTGCCCTTCCAGTTCCTCGTCCGCCCTGCTGTCGGCCCAGACCCCCAGCGAGCAGCAGGGTTCCCACACACTGCAGCCCTCCCACTCCAGGCAGGCTCTGCAGACTCTCTGCAGCCTGTTCTGGTGCTCCTgtatggcagcacagccagaggaTTAG